The genomic window TAATTGAATCAGAGTTATTTGGCCATGAGAAGGGTGCGTTTACTGGCGCGAATGCCGTAAGACAGGGGCGCTTTGAACAAGCGCATAAAGGAACCTTGTTTCTTGATGAAATTGGCGATATGCCTTTAGATATTCAAACACGTTTATTACGTGTACTCGCCGATGGACAATTTTATCGCGTTGGTGGTCATTCACCTATTAAAGTTGACGTAAGGATCATTGCGGCTACACATCAGAACCTAGAGGTTCAAGTCAGTAATGGTGATTTTCGTGAAGATCTATTTCACCGTTTAAATGTCATTAGAATACAGTTACCCAGTTTACGTGAACGCAAGGAAGATATTGAACAGCTCATTAATCATTTTTTACATTTAGCTGCAAAAGAATTAGAGGTTGAACAAAAAACCTTGCACAAAGCCACTCTTAATTATTTACAGCAATGTGCTTGGCCAGGAAATGTTCGTCAGCTTGAAAATATTTGTCGTTACTTAACGGTAATGGCAAGTGGTAAAGAAATTATATTAGATGATTTACCGAGCGAACTTGCTGAGAATACCTCATTAACAAACCCTACTGCAGAAGCATCATCATGGCCAGTTGCGTTGCAAGAGTGGGTTGATGAGCAATTAGCAAAAGGGAATAATAATATAATTGATACCGCTTTGCCTGAATTTGAGAAAATACTATTAGAACGAGCGCTTCATTATACACAAGGAAGAAAGCAAGAGGCGGCTAAAAAATTAGGTTGGGGAAGGAATACGTTAACAAGAAAATTAAAAGAACTTAATATGTGATGACGTATGTGAAGGTAGCTGTTTAGCTACTTTCACATGTATCACTGATACACTGTTTACAACTGTTACATAATTTCAAGTTAATGATGTGGGCTGCTACAATCAAACTTGCGCCAATCACAATAAAGAATGGCTGAATATCTTCTGAAAAATCATGCTTTATCCAGTAAATACCAATACCTAAAAAAAGTAAGTAGAATGGGTAATATTTTCTATGGTATTTTTTAAAACCGGAAAACAAGGCTAAAGTACCTAGTGCAGCAGTCATTAATAAAAATACATGTTCCCATGCATGGTCAGCTAAAAAGCTTAATCCTAGTAAAGGCAGTGCCGGTAACAATACCGGTAATAAGATACAATGAAGCGCACAAAGTGATGTTGCGGTTATTCCAATACGATCAAGCACTTTATACTCCCCTTACAATTAGATAATAATTACTTTTAAAAGTGGATAATATCACAATTGATATAGTATCACAAAACTTTTAAGCGCGTTCTATCGGAAAAGAAATTACATCCTCAATAGCACTTTTTTTTAGCGCGATCATCATTAAGCGGTCGATACCTAAAGCTACTCCTGCACATTGTGGTAGCCCTGATTGTAGAGCTTTAATAAAGTTCTCATCTATATTTTTAGTAACAAGTCCTAGTTGTTGACGTTTACTGTTATCTTGTTCAAATCTTGTTATTTGAATATCAGCATCTGTTAATTCATTAAAGCCATTTGCTAACTCAACGCCCTTAAAATAGCATTCAAATCTTTGGGCGACACGTTTATCTTCAACACACTCTTTAGCTAAAGAAGCTTGCGCAATTGGAAAATTATAGACAAAGCATGGTCGAGATAAGCCAATATTCTTTTCTATAATTTCTGAAAAGATAAACTGTAGTAATAAGTCACAATCATCTGATTCATACAACCAATCTGCGGCTTTACCGTGTAACTCGATAACCTCATATAATTGATTAAAAGTTGCTGTTAAGGGATCTATACTGACGAATTTAATGAATAAATTTTGATAGGATATTTTTTCAGATTTTGGCGATTTTACCACTGTAGATAATAGTTCATCAACTTCAGCCATTAAATCGTGTTGATCAAAACCTATACGGTACCATTCTAATAGGGTGAACTCAGGATTGTGATAACGGCCTGAATCTTCATGACGAAATGCTTTACAGATTTGGAAGATACAGCCATAACCTGAGGCAAGTAGTCGTTTCATATGAAACTCAGGTGAAGTTTGTAAATATAGCTGTTGAGATTGATCTATATCGCTGTTATCTAAATAGTTGTATTGGGTGCTAAAGGCATCAAGGTAAGGGTCTGTTACTGTTCCCATAGAGAGTGATGGTGTTTCAACTTCAATAACATTTTTATTTTTAAAAAAATCTCTGATCGCATTAATAACATTTCCTCTAGACTTAGCTACTTCCCACTTCATTTACGTACACTACTTAAAATAAATAATTATAATTCTATAGAGTATATACGAAAAGCTAATCATCTGAGAAGTAGACAGATAACTATTAGAAATATCTAAAGCGCTATATTGATAAGGATGGGAATAACTATTTAACGTTACCGTATATTTGTTATCGATGTACGCTCAGCTTTGTTAATCATCTTGGAGTAAAAAACAGCAAACATCTGCTAAGTGTATATTCAATTGGCACGTTGAATGTCCTACCCCGAGATAGGCATGTTTAACACAAGTCCACTATCGCAGCCGCTACTACTTTATTAGTTATAAATGCTGCATTTTCAAACGCCAGAAAGCAAAAAACCCGTTACGTTAGTAACGGGTTTTTCTAAATAGAAGCCTAGCAATGTCCTACTCTCACATGGGAACTCCCACACTACCATCGGCGCTACTGCGTTTCACTTCTGAGTTCGGAATGGGATCAGGTGGTGCCACAGTGCTATTGTCGCTAGACAAAAAGGTTACAATCTTGAAAGCTGTTGCTCGCTAGAGCTATAAATATAAAAGCGTTTTCTTATTCAATTCATTATAGTGCGTGAAGTTATTCTATATATGTCAGTCTTCTACAAACACTTCGCAGTAAAACTACTTGGGTGTTGTATGGTTAAGCCTCACGGGCAATTAGTATCAGTTAGCTCAAGACCTCGCAGTCCTTACACACCTGACCTATCAACGTTGTAGTCTCCAACGACCCTTTAGGGAGCTTAAAGCTCCAGTGAGAACTCATCTCAAAGCCTGCTTCCCGCTTAGATGCTTTCAGCGGTTATCAGTTCCGAACGTAGCTACCGGGCAATGCTATTGGCATAACAACCCGAACACCAGCGGTTCGTCCACTCCGGTCCTCTCGTACTAGGAGCAGCCCTCTTCAATTCTCAAACGCCCACGGCAGATAGGGACCGAACTGTCTCACGACGTTCTAAACCCAGCTCGCGTACCACTTTAAATGGCGAACAGCCATACCCTTGGGACCGACTTCAGCCCCAGGATGTGATGAGCCGACATCGAGGTGCCAAACACCGCCGTCGATATGAACTCTTGGGCGGTATCAGCCTGTTATCCCCGGAGTACCTTTTATCCGTTGAGCGATGGCCCTTCCATACAGAACCACCGGATCACTATGACCTACTTTCGTACCTGCTCGACGTGTCTGTCTCGCAGTTAAGCTGGCTTATGCCATTGCACTAACCGTATGATGTCCGACCATACTTAGCCAACCTTCGTGCTCCTCCGTTACTCTTTGGGAGGAGACCGCCCCAGTCAAACTACCCACCAGACAGTGTCCCCAAGCCCGATAAGGGCCCTAGGTTAGAACATCACGCATACAAGGGTGGTATTTCAAGGTAGACTCCACTTCATCTGGCGACAAAGTTTCATAGTCTCCCACCTATCCTACACATGTAGGAGCAATGTTCACTGTCAAGCTATAGTAAAGGTTCACGGGGTCTTTCCGTCTAGCCGCGGGTATACGGCATCTTAACCGCAAATTCAATTTCACTGAGTCTCGGGTGGAGACAGTGTGGCCATGATTACGCCATTCGTGCAGGTCGGAACTTA from Colwellia sp. PAMC 20917 includes these protein-coding regions:
- the glnG gene encoding nitrogen regulation protein NR(I) gives rise to the protein MNVEQVWIVDDDSSIRWVLEKALSGANISVASFEKPEDLLIALEHQQPEIIISDIKMPNIDGMTLLSRVSEHFPNLPVIIMTAHSDLDSAVNAYQGGAFEYLPKPFDTDEAISLTRRALTHAREQSAKRKHSIVAPDPVGIIGAAPAMQEVFRAIGRLSRSSISVLINGESGTGKELVAHALHTHSPRSNAPFIPLNMAAIPKDLIESELFGHEKGAFTGANAVRQGRFEQAHKGTLFLDEIGDMPLDIQTRLLRVLADGQFYRVGGHSPIKVDVRIIAATHQNLEVQVSNGDFREDLFHRLNVIRIQLPSLRERKEDIEQLINHFLHLAAKELEVEQKTLHKATLNYLQQCAWPGNVRQLENICRYLTVMASGKEIILDDLPSELAENTSLTNPTAEASSWPVALQEWVDEQLAKGNNNIIDTALPEFEKILLERALHYTQGRKQEAAKKLGWGRNTLTRKLKELNM
- a CDS encoding MerC domain-containing protein: MLDRIGITATSLCALHCILLPVLLPALPLLGLSFLADHAWEHVFLLMTAALGTLALFSGFKKYHRKYYPFYLLFLGIGIYWIKHDFSEDIQPFFIVIGASLIVAAHIINLKLCNSCKQCISDTCESS
- the epmA gene encoding elongation factor P--(R)-beta-lysine ligase; this encodes MKWEVAKSRGNVINAIRDFFKNKNVIEVETPSLSMGTVTDPYLDAFSTQYNYLDNSDIDQSQQLYLQTSPEFHMKRLLASGYGCIFQICKAFRHEDSGRYHNPEFTLLEWYRIGFDQHDLMAEVDELLSTVVKSPKSEKISYQNLFIKFVSIDPLTATFNQLYEVIELHGKAADWLYESDDCDLLLQFIFSEIIEKNIGLSRPCFVYNFPIAQASLAKECVEDKRVAQRFECYFKGVELANGFNELTDADIQITRFEQDNSKRQQLGLVTKNIDENFIKALQSGLPQCAGVALGIDRLMMIALKKSAIEDVISFPIERA